Proteins found in one Carassius auratus strain Wakin chromosome 12, ASM336829v1, whole genome shotgun sequence genomic segment:
- the LOC113112060 gene encoding V-set and transmembrane domain-containing protein 4-like isoform X1: MKISAVLTALLTNVLCGNVCSAINVTVTPSPFTVVAEGENITLTCQVTQRRRSASLPVVRWMFQPESGGEEMLVARVNMQRAKFYGNYTKSFSKPKMKLTVVKQGKIFNLLIMNISEKDRGLYSCRVQEFKMHQERWKASTNSSASTHLQVHVIPAGKPMEELWSLFEDVYLCAVLVCCVGLLCMCMFTIVVSCQYLTRKRRLKENYHLVKSPQNSSGETVTSVVSLSPALPKKMRKYKKNKSVEQPDMPPEIPAKAPIADKIRKPKLLKPQPRKVVLPRITEESLTYAELELMKPLPEAKTATTGTVYAQIFFEHKPV, from the exons ATGTGTGCTCAGCTATCAACGTCACAGTCACTCCATCTCCATTCACTGTGGTGGCTGAGGGGGAAAACATCACCTTGACCTGTCAGGTGACCCAGCGGCGGCGGTCAGCGAGTCTGCCTGTGGTGCGCTGGATGTTTCAGCCGGAGTCAGGAGGAGAGGAGATGCTGGTGGCGCGGGTGAACATGCAGAGAGCCAAGTTCTACGGAAACTACACCAAGAGCTTCAGCAAGCCCAAAATGAAACTGACAGTGGTGAAACAGGGCAAGATATTCAACCTCCTCATCATGAACATCAGCGAAAAGGACAGGGGTCTTTACAGCTGCAGGGTCCAAGAGTTCAAGATGCATCAGGAACGATGGAAAGCTTCCACCAACAGCTCGGCCTCCACGCATCTCCAAG TCCATGTTATCCCAGCCGGCAAACCAATGGAGGAACTGTGGAGTCTGTTTGAAG atgtgtATCTATGTGCTGTGTTGGTGTGCTGTGTCGGGCTCTTGTGCATGTGTATGTTCACTATAGTTGTGAGCTGTCAGTATCTGACGAGGAAGAGACGATTGAAAG AAAACTATCATTTGGTCAAGAGTCCGCAGAACAG TTCAGGCGAGACGGTCACTAGTGTGGTCAGTCTCTCTCCAGCTCTTCCCAAGAAGATGAGAAagtataagaaaaataaaagtgtggAGCAGCCAGACATGCCACCAGAGATACCGGCTAAAG CCCCTATTGCAGACAAAATTCGAAAGCCGAAGCTTTTAAAACCTCAGCCCAGAAAAGTGGTTTTG CCCAGAATTACAGAAGAGAGTCTGACGTACGCTGAGCTGGAGCTGATGAAGCCGCTGCCCGAAGCCAAAACTGCCACCACAGGAACAGTGTACGCTCAGATATTCTTTGAGCACAAGCCTGTGTAG
- the LOC113112060 gene encoding V-set and transmembrane domain-containing protein 4-like isoform X2, producing the protein MKISAVLTALLTNVLCGNVCSAINVTVTPSPFTVVAEGENITLTCQVTQRRRSASLPVVRWMFQPESGGEEMLVARVNMQRAKFYGNYTKSFSKPKMKLTVVKQGKIFNLLIMNISEKDRGLYSCRVQEFKMHQERWKASTNSSASTHLQVHVIPAGKPMEELWSLFEENYHLVKSPQNSSGETVTSVVSLSPALPKKMRKYKKNKSVEQPDMPPEIPAKAPIADKIRKPKLLKPQPRKVVLPRITEESLTYAELELMKPLPEAKTATTGTVYAQIFFEHKPV; encoded by the exons ATGTGTGCTCAGCTATCAACGTCACAGTCACTCCATCTCCATTCACTGTGGTGGCTGAGGGGGAAAACATCACCTTGACCTGTCAGGTGACCCAGCGGCGGCGGTCAGCGAGTCTGCCTGTGGTGCGCTGGATGTTTCAGCCGGAGTCAGGAGGAGAGGAGATGCTGGTGGCGCGGGTGAACATGCAGAGAGCCAAGTTCTACGGAAACTACACCAAGAGCTTCAGCAAGCCCAAAATGAAACTGACAGTGGTGAAACAGGGCAAGATATTCAACCTCCTCATCATGAACATCAGCGAAAAGGACAGGGGTCTTTACAGCTGCAGGGTCCAAGAGTTCAAGATGCATCAGGAACGATGGAAAGCTTCCACCAACAGCTCGGCCTCCACGCATCTCCAAG TCCATGTTATCCCAGCCGGCAAACCAATGGAGGAACTGTGGAGTCTGTTTGAAG AAAACTATCATTTGGTCAAGAGTCCGCAGAACAG TTCAGGCGAGACGGTCACTAGTGTGGTCAGTCTCTCTCCAGCTCTTCCCAAGAAGATGAGAAagtataagaaaaataaaagtgtggAGCAGCCAGACATGCCACCAGAGATACCGGCTAAAG CCCCTATTGCAGACAAAATTCGAAAGCCGAAGCTTTTAAAACCTCAGCCCAGAAAAGTGGTTTTG CCCAGAATTACAGAAGAGAGTCTGACGTACGCTGAGCTGGAGCTGATGAAGCCGCTGCCCGAAGCCAAAACTGCCACCACAGGAACAGTGTACGCTCAGATATTCTTTGAGCACAAGCCTGTGTAG